The bacterium DNA segment GGCATTTTATCTGATGTCTTTTCTGGTTTATATGAGAAATAAAAGATTCCTTTTCTCATTGCTGTATCTAACTCATCAACGGTTAAATTTTTTAAGATAAAAACATTCCATGATAACCCTATATGTTCAGGTAGATGTGCATCATCATTCCCAAAACCCCAGACAGGTCTATCTGGCATTAACCTTGTAAGAATTCTATCCCATAGAATCTGGTCCATAGGACACCTGTTGCCCTGATTATGAACCTCAATACCCACAATAAAAGGATACCGTGTATAAAGGTCAATATACCACTCATCAGAATAGTTATACCTTCCTGGATGGAACAATACTGCTATACCGTCTTTTTCTCTTATATTATTCAATGAACTTTCTATATCTACACAAGGACCTGCATCTGTAAAATAACTTCCGAGATGATGATGACTGGAAAACTCACATCCCTGAACTGCTAACATATCTATCTCTCTGGGATTTCTATTTTCATAGTTTCCAGATTTATCAAACTGCTCCCATGGGAAAGTAATTATATTATGGTCTGTAATTGCAAGGATAGTATATCCTGCCTCTCTATACCTGTTTACAACTTCAGATAGAGATAACTGTCCATCAGAACATTTAGTATGGGTGTGTAGATTTACCCTGTACTGTTTATCTTTTTTCCAGTTTATATCTTGATAAGGGTTTTTTATTTCTAAAGAGAATACTACATTACAAATCGTAAGAAACAAGATTATCAAAAATTTACATTTCTTTTGCATTTCTCCTCCATGACTCTCAAACTTCTTCTATTTTTCCGGTTTTCAGAAAGACAATATATCTTTTTACAATATCGTTTTCAGGAAACATCTTTCTTACTGCTTTTTCATATATATCCATCTGACTTTTGTATTTTTCGGTTTTCCCTTCTTCCATTTTGTAGTCATAGATACAGCAGATATTATCTTCTCTAAGGACTATTCTGTCAATAAAACCAGTATATATCCTGCCTTCTATTTCAACTATGAAAGGCATTTCTGAATACCTTCCCTCTTTTATCTCTAAAATCTCTCTAAATTCAGAAATTTTTTCAATACCATCATATATTTTTTCCAGTCCTTCTTCCATTTTCTTGTTTCTATCAAACATTGCTTTTTTCAAATAAAATCTCACCCTTTTGTTATATTCATTCCTGTTTTTTATCTCGCCTTTTGATATTTCATAAATCAATTTATGTGCAATATCTCCGATAAGAGTTCCTTCATAATAGTACTCCCCATCTTTTTTTTCTTCCGTATAAGATGTAAGCGTACCTGCTAAAGATATTCTTTCAGGAATATAATCTATTTGCAATTCCTTTTCTATTTTCTCTTTGGATATGGATATTTTTTGAACAGGAGTTGCTGGAAACTCATTTCTAAACCTTTCAATCATATTTATCCATATACTTCCACCTCTTGCTTTCTTTGTCCCTGAAATAAAAAGGTACTGACAGGCACGGGTAAGTGCCACGTATAATACTCTCTGCTCTTCCTCTTCAAGCATCTGCCTAAAACTCTTCTCATATTCTTCATCTGCTTCTTTTTTAAGAATAAATTTATAAAGTGGGGATTCTTCTGTCTTTTGATAAAAGATGTCTTCCTTTCCGATATTTACATTGCCGTCCTCAATATTCACAAGAAAGACCGCGGGAAATTCAAGCCCTTTTGCATTATGCACTGTAAGTACCCTCACTGCATCCTGATGTTCTGAAAATATATCCGCCTTCGGTTCTTCATCAGAAAACATCATTGTTCTTAAATTTCTTGCTACGGTATATAAAGGAACCCCTCTCCAGTTATCTATAATCATTAAAAACTTCTCAATATTGGCTTTCTGCTGTGTACTTATCCCTCTCCAGAAATCTAATTCCTTAATTATTCTTTCAACTACATCTACAATCTCTTCATTCTTAAGCATATCCCTCCATTTATATATCTTATCAATATCAATTTTGTAAACAGAGGAGATTAAATTCCATAAAGAATACATATCCGATGGGTCTATAAGAGCAAGGATAAGTGAAAGAAGAAATATAATCTCTGGTTCTCTATAAAACCCTATACCTCCAATTACTACAAAAGGAATGCCTGCTTCTTTAAGTTGTCTCTCAAGAATCGGGAAATTTTTTCCTGCTTTTTTTCTCAAAAGTATGGCTATATCACGGAATTCAATATCTCTGAAATCTCTTATCTTTTTGTCCCATACCTTCCTTTTATTTTCTATAAGTTCCTGTATCTTACCTAAAACCCATATGTATTCACTTTCTTTTGCATTATCCTCATTTCTCTCCGCTATATTTATCTCTACACAGGAAGGCGCCTCAACTCCAAGCCCACCGGATAATTTTTCCTCTGTCCATGGGTAAATACCATCAAAAACATTATTTATAAAACTGATTATTTGAGGTGTGCTTCTATGGTTATATAGAAGTTTTTTTTCAGTACAATAGATATTTAAAACTTTTTTTGCTTCATCAAACACCTTTCCTTCTGCTCCCCTAAACTTATATATGGACTGCTTCCTATCGCCTACAAGAAAAATACCATATGGTTTCCCTGTTTCTGTCTTTGCAGTATAGCCGGATATCCAATCCTCAACGAGTTTATATATAATCTTCCATTGTACAAGATTTGTATCCTGAAATTCATCTACAAATATAAAGTTATTTTTTTCATCAAAATCCTCAAGTATTGTCAATGCATCAGGGCTTTCATTGAGAATGTTATATGTCATTATTTCAAGGTCATTAAAATCGAGCGCAGACAGTTCTCTCTTTATGTTTTCAGATATTTCATTTATATATTTACTGATACCTGCTATTTTCTCTGTAAGTATCCCTTCAGAAATTCCAATAGTAGTATATGGATGTTTTTCCATAATATTGAATATCTGCTTTTTTAACGTTTGTAATTTAAAGTCCTTCAGAAGATGGAGTAATTGCTCTGAAGTTTCAGTATTTAAAAATTTGTTGAATGCTCTATAGGAGAACAATATACTTTCTCTTTTGTCTATTACATTGAAAAAAGGGTCTATACCTTTATAAAATGCAAACCTTTTTAAAAGCAGACGACAGAAGGAATGTATGGTTGAAATACGCATCCTCAATATGGCATTTTCTAATTCTATCTTTTTATATTCAGGGAGTTTTTGAAATATCCCACTATACATCTCTTCAAGAATACGTGTTTTCATTTCTATGGATGCTTTTTCAGAAAATGTTACTGCAAGAATCTTTTTTATATCAGATGCAGGATTATCTTTCCCTATTAAATTAAGAAACTCCCTGGTTATCCAGTAGGTCTTACCTGTCCCTGCTGATGCTTCAATAATAACTGCTCTAAAGTTAATCTCTTTCATAAGGACATAGCCCTTTATAACAACAGAAATAACAGTTAAGTGGTTCTTCCGGTATAAAACTGAAATTTTCTTCAAGGACCTTTATTGCCACATTATCAAGAAATCCTTCTATTTTTTCAAAATAGTCAATCTTTTTATAGTACTTTTCATAATCGCTATCTTTCCCTTCTTTTTCAATAAAATCAAATCGCCATATATTACCAGTAATATCTTCCGGTGAGATATTAAACTTTTTGCTATACATCCATATATAAAGAGGTATCTGAAGGTTATATCCGTTAAAGAAATTATTCTCTGTGTAACTCGGAGGAGGTGTTGTGCCTGTTTTTATATCTATAATGTTTAACCTGTTATCTGGTGTTTTTTCAATACGGTCTATCCTTCCTCTCAGATGTAATAACCCAGTACCTTCTTCTATTTTGTGTTCCGAATCAACAAAGATATTACCTGTATGTGCCTTGATTATAGATGTAAATTTACCATTGACTTCTTCAGAACGTTTTATCATAATATTTTTATAGAGATTAGATATTTTCTGTTCCTTACATTCTTTTCCAATTTCTTCTATCATTCTTTCATTAAAAAGTTTTATAAGAACTACAACATCTTCATCCATAATTATTTTGTTTTTATAATCCTTAAATATATCATCCATTACTCTGTGTATGATACTACCCCATAACTCAGGTACTTCTGCAACCTCAGGTAGTTGATATGGTTCTATCTCCTCAACCTCTTTAAGATAAAAACTATATGAGCACTTAAGCAAGGATTCTAACTGTGTGACTCTTATGTTTAATTTTCCATCTCTTACAAACTTTTTAATAAATTTCTCTTTAGAAAAAGATGGGGCAAAAATTTCAGATGCTTTTGAAATAAATATGTTTGGGGCTGGAGTTGAGTCCTGTAAATCAAATAAAAAGATTGACTTCATCTGGTTTTTATCCCCTATCTTTGAAGGATATGTGAAGATAATTTTATCATTTTCATTTTTAAGTCGGTACAGGTCCAGCCGTTCTCTCGCCATTCGTAAATCATAACTGGTAAACCCCATCTGTTTTTTCAGGGTGTCTGGTATAAATAACTCTTCCAGCGAGGGAGCGGATGGAATATTTTCATCCGTTGCTCCACCAACAATACAGAGTTTTTTACTCATTCCCACACTTTCCTGAACACCACTTACTTTCACACCAGAACCTCTGCCTTCTTCAACCTCCACAAGTTCAAGTGCCTTTTTAAGTATATTAACAAACTCGTCTTCTGAGAAAAAAATGTCTCTCTTTATTTCATAAAGAAGTTTCTGGAAACGAGTTCTTATTTCAGAATAACCGGGCTGCCAGCCGAGTTTCTCTATTATAAATTCTATATCCTGTACCCACTCTTTCAGGGACTTTGGACTACCTTCTATTCTTTTTATTATCTTCCCGACAATATCTATATTCTTTCCTCTTAATAAGTTAAAATCGTCTCTTACAAAACCTACTCTGCTGAATTTTTCCCTCGTATCTATAGAAAACTTCTCTGTTGCTCTTATATCCAACTTAGAAAAATATGGACAGGTTAATATGTTCATTAAAGTTCCCC contains these protein-coding regions:
- a CDS encoding PHP domain-containing protein, with protein sequence MQKKCKFLIILFLTICNVVFSLEIKNPYQDINWKKDKQYRVNLHTHTKCSDGQLSLSEVVNRYREAGYTILAITDHNIITFPWEQFDKSGNYENRNPREIDMLAVQGCEFSSHHHLGSYFTDAGPCVDIESSLNNIREKDGIAVLFHPGRYNYSDEWYIDLYTRYPFIVGIEVHNQGNRCPMDQILWDRILTRLMPDRPVWGFGNDDAHLPEHIGLSWNVFILKNLTVDELDTAMRKGIFYFSYKPEKTSDKMPPLIKSILISRVLVQNGEIRIYVKSKDANAIEWISDGKVVATGEVVNLNKIKKDTGTYIRARLIGEGGYTYTQPFGIIDK
- a CDS encoding UvrD-helicase domain-containing protein — translated: MKEINFRAVIIEASAGTGKTYWITREFLNLIGKDNPASDIKKILAVTFSEKASIEMKTRILEEMYSGIFQKLPEYKKIELENAILRMRISTIHSFCRLLLKRFAFYKGIDPFFNVIDKRESILFSYRAFNKFLNTETSEQLLHLLKDFKLQTLKKQIFNIMEKHPYTTIGISEGILTEKIAGISKYINEISENIKRELSALDFNDLEIMTYNILNESPDALTILEDFDEKNNFIFVDEFQDTNLVQWKIIYKLVEDWISGYTAKTETGKPYGIFLVGDRKQSIYKFRGAEGKVFDEAKKVLNIYCTEKKLLYNHRSTPQIISFINNVFDGIYPWTEEKLSGGLGVEAPSCVEINIAERNEDNAKESEYIWVLGKIQELIENKRKVWDKKIRDFRDIEFRDIAILLRKKAGKNFPILERQLKEAGIPFVVIGGIGFYREPEIIFLLSLILALIDPSDMYSLWNLISSVYKIDIDKIYKWRDMLKNEEIVDVVERIIKELDFWRGISTQQKANIEKFLMIIDNWRGVPLYTVARNLRTMMFSDEEPKADIFSEHQDAVRVLTVHNAKGLEFPAVFLVNIEDGNVNIGKEDIFYQKTEESPLYKFILKKEADEEYEKSFRQMLEEEEQRVLYVALTRACQYLFISGTKKARGGSIWINMIERFRNEFPATPVQKISISKEKIEKELQIDYIPERISLAGTLTSYTEEKKDGEYYYEGTLIGDIAHKLIYEISKGEIKNRNEYNKRVRFYLKKAMFDRNKKMEEGLEKIYDGIEKISEFREILEIKEGRYSEMPFIVEIEGRIYTGFIDRIVLREDNICCIYDYKMEEGKTEKYKSQMDIYEKAVRKMFPENDIVKRYIVFLKTGKIEEV
- a CDS encoding PD-(D/E)XK nuclease family protein, which produces MKKLLLFPFNRKDKTDILIQQFIKEPLETLYITPHVSKINDFKIRYYRNRQKNPLLPSTHTIKTLALNILNSESEKRVISDVEKYIVILEMLKDHKIEERFRYTPPGMALAIANFIKDVKISTEDISLSFKTIKEKINSFDWKFGYNCSIVLFAFDIMERYTEYMKKNNLLDMEDIYKEAVDYVRYLKFKELVFEGFCEIPYYQRRFVSNLIDNIPSVVFSFPYDENVSIDVKELILNNTYSWLKKLTQWKEDIYQKENRQPEVECYNFSTQAEEVEGIVSIIGKELEKHPDWTLNDIMTVFPSMPSYRPIVQRVFKRYNLPSEILPGYSLNQDTSISTLLEFFVFKETYDWGTLMNILTCPYFSKLDIRATEKFSIDTREKFSRVGFVRDDFNLLRGKNIDIVGKIIKRIEGSPKSLKEWVQDIEFIIEKLGWQPGYSEIRTRFQKLLYEIKRDIFFSEDEFVNILKKALELVEVEEGRGSGVKVSGVQESVGMSKKLCIVGGATDENIPSAPSLEELFIPDTLKKQMGFTSYDLRMARERLDLYRLKNENDKIIFTYPSKIGDKNQMKSIFLFDLQDSTPAPNIFISKASEIFAPSFSKEKFIKKFVRDGKLNIRVTQLESLLKCSYSFYLKEVEEIEPYQLPEVAEVPELWGSIIHRVMDDIFKDYKNKIIMDEDVVVLIKLFNERMIEEIGKECKEQKISNLYKNIMIKRSEEVNGKFTSIIKAHTGNIFVDSEHKIEEGTGLLHLRGRIDRIEKTPDNRLNIIDIKTGTTPPPSYTENNFFNGYNLQIPLYIWMYSKKFNISPEDITGNIWRFDFIEKEGKDSDYEKYYKKIDYFEKIEGFLDNVAIKVLEENFSFIPEEPLNCYFCCYKGLCPYERD